One genomic window of Sardina pilchardus chromosome 15, fSarPil1.1, whole genome shotgun sequence includes the following:
- the LOC134101617 gene encoding uncharacterized protein LOC134101617 produces the protein MRNTDRLSGGELEEEEDVTAAGMDSDRSRLSENTRLATRYAVRIFREYLSEKSQSPDFESMDKEALCRVLRSFYAEARSKSGQLYSKSSLISIRSSLNRYLNEPPYCRALDLTKDPELRGANLTLAAVIRKLEEQGAGPVVQKQAITRADLRKLYTSPVFCASSPFGLLNKVWFETCMYFCTRGRENQRELEEDSFGLAMDEDGRKFVYFKALGPYHKSRSASWTKKRSDSDEDNLPRMYETGTEFCPYASFVKYLAKRNPLCKAFFQRPRDHCGERDATWYENKAIGKNLLGTRMQMLSRAAKLSKTYTNHCIGAVSIATLNSIAGIGSKLAPSQRIPPETVQLLLPYVHVEEEEDATALKPQRASKRPRSLVYPVNAAETEASPPKKRHEDTPAIKTAADSAPQPTAHDRNCQAASPAAAPQAQDTHQSSMSGRPLLVQSPASPIGCHGIPTPAQLSKTNAPVHIDVGGHMYTSSLATLTKYPESRIGRLFDGSEPIVLDSLKQHYFIDRDGLMFRYILNFLRTSKLLLPDDFKDFALLSEEVRYFQLEPMQRELERWRGEREAGRASRACECVAVRVTPELGERIAVSGERGLVEDVFPEVGDIMCEALSAGWNQDHTHVIRFPLNGYCQLNSVQVLERLQQRGFEIVGSCGGGVDSSQFSEYVLRREVGRGPRGVTSVICIKQEPLN, from the exons ATGCGCAATACGGACCGGCTCAGCGGGGGCgagctggaggaagaggaggacgtcACCGCCGCGGGGATGGACTCCGACCGCTCTCGCCTTAGTGAGAACACGCGCCTGGCCACCCGGTATGCGGTCCGAATATTCCGCGAGTACCTGAGCGAGAAATCGCAGAGTCCGGACTTTGAGAGCATGGACAAGGAAGCTCTGTGTCGCGTGCTGCGCTCCTTCTACGCGGAGGCGCGCTCCAAGAGCGGCCAGCTCTACAGCAAGTCCTCGCTCATCAGCATTCGTAGTTCTCTCAACCGGTACCTGAACGAGCCGCCGTACTGCCGCGCTCTGGACCTCACCAAGGACCCCGAGTTACGGGGTGCGAACCTGACGCTCGCCGCGGTCATCAGGAAACTCGAGGAACAGGGTGCCGGTCCGGTGGTGCAGAAACAGGCGATAACGCGCGCTGACCTGAGGAAACTCTACACGTCTCCCGTGTTCTGCGCCAGCTCGCCCTTCGGGCTGCTCAATAAAGTGTGGTTCGAGACCTGCATGTACTTCTGCACGCGCGGCCGTGAGAATCAGCGCGAATTGGAGGAGGACTCCTTTGGGCTCGCGATGGATGAGGACGGGCGAAAGTTTGTGTACTTCAAAGCGCTCGGTCCTTACCACAAATCGCGCTCTGCGTCTTGGACTAAAAAAAGATCCGATTCGGACGAGGACAATCTTCCCCGTATGTATGAAACTGGAACAGAGTTTTGCCCTTACGCCAGTTTTGTCAAATACCTCGCTAAACGGAACCCGCTGTGCAAGGCATTTTTCCAGCGTCCCCGGGATCACTGTGGGGAGAGAGACGCGACCTGGTACGAGAACAAAGCGATTGGCAAGAATCTGCTTGGCACCAGGATGCAGATGCTGTCGCGTGCGGCCAAACTGTCCAAGACCTACACTAACCACTGCATCGGCGCCGTCTCCATAGCAACGCTGAACAGCATCGCCGGCATTGGGTCAAAGTTAGCTCCCTCTCAGCGCATCCCACCGGAAACGGTCCAGCTACTGCTGCCGTATGTGcacgtggaggaggaggaggatgcaaCCGCACTCAAACCGCAGAGAGCGAGCAAGCGCCCCAGGAGTCTAGTCTATCCGGTAAATGCGGCAGAAACGGAGGCTTCGCCACCGAAAAAGCGACACGAGGACACTCCGGCCATAAAGACTGCGGCGGACTCTGCTCCACAGCCGACTGCACACGACCGGAACTGTCAGGCTGCCTCCCCTGCTGCGGCGCCCCAAGCGCAG gacactCACCAGAGCAGCATGTCAGGTCGCCCCCTGCTGGTACAGTCACCTGCCTCCCCTATCGGTTGCCATGGGATACCCACgccagctcagctcagcaaAACCAACGCACCGGTCCATATCGATGTGGGAGGCCATATGTACACCAGCAGTCTCGCCACACTGACAAAGTACCCCGagtcaag gATTGGCCGCTTGTTTGACGGCTCTGAGCCCATCGTGCTGGACAGTCTGAAGCAGCACTACTTCATCGACCGCGACGGCCTCATGTTCCGCTACATCCTCAACTTCCTGCGCACCTCCAAACTCCTCCTCCCGGACGACTTTAAG GACTTTGCGCTGCTGTCCGAGGAGGTGCGGTACTTCCAGCTGGAGCCCATGCAGAGGGAGCTGGAGCGCTGGCGCGGGGAGCGGGAGGCCGGGCGGGCGTCGCGGGCGTGCGAGTGCGTGGCGGTGCGGGTGACGCCCGAGCTGGGCGAGCGCATCGCGGTGAGCGGCGAGCGCGGCCTGGTGGAGGACGTCTTCCCCGAGGTGGGCGACATCATGTGCGAGGCGCTGAGCGCCGGCTGGAACCAGGACCACACGCACGTCATCCGCTTCCCCCTCAACGGCTACTGCCAGCTCAACTCCGTACAA gtgctggaGCGGCTGCAGCAGAGAGGCTTTGAGATCGTGGGCTCGTGTGGCGGGGGCGTAGACTCCTCCCAGTTCAGCGAGTACGTCCTGAGGCGCGAGGTCGGGCGAGGCCCTCGCGGGGTCACCTCGGTCATCTGCATCAAACAGGAGCCCCTCAACTAG